The Cloacibacillus sp. genome window below encodes:
- a CDS encoding branched-chain amino acid ABC transporter permease produces MMLTVLLQQMLNGIILGCIYALIALGLSLIFGILETANFAHGEFYMIGAFIGFFSTMMLGLPFFASLLVSMAGMALLSVIIERLAFRPIVGKPLINGMLLSFGLSTALANLALYLFKADPRKIESGLSGIHFDLGGVFVTGERLTVLVLSVFLVAMLSWFITYTKIGKSMRAVAQDRVAAELSGINVRMIYSITFAISGALAAAAGTMVGAIFFVQPDMGLAVTLKSFVIIILGGIGQIKGVIFAAILIGLVESLGGGFISYAYKDAYPFLLLILLFIFKPEGLAGGKK; encoded by the coding sequence ATGATGTTAACTGTTTTACTGCAACAGATGCTGAACGGGATCATTTTGGGCTGCATTTACGCTCTTATTGCTCTTGGCCTGTCGCTTATCTTTGGGATACTCGAAACGGCCAATTTCGCGCACGGCGAATTTTACATGATAGGTGCCTTCATCGGTTTTTTCAGTACCATGATGTTAGGCCTTCCGTTTTTCGCTTCACTATTGGTGTCTATGGCGGGAATGGCGTTGCTCAGCGTCATAATAGAGCGTCTCGCATTTCGCCCTATTGTAGGAAAGCCGCTTATCAACGGTATGCTTCTTTCCTTCGGACTTTCCACGGCGCTTGCGAACCTTGCTCTTTATCTATTTAAGGCGGATCCGCGCAAAATCGAATCGGGGCTTTCTGGCATACACTTTGATTTGGGCGGCGTCTTTGTAACAGGAGAAAGGCTTACCGTTCTGGTGCTGTCAGTGTTTCTTGTCGCTATGCTTTCCTGGTTCATCACCTATACAAAAATCGGCAAATCAATGAGGGCTGTTGCACAGGATCGCGTCGCCGCAGAACTTTCCGGGATAAACGTCAGGATGATCTATTCCATCACTTTTGCAATAAGCGGGGCGCTTGCGGCTGCCGCCGGCACGATGGTTGGCGCCATCTTTTTCGTTCAGCCGGACATGGGGCTTGCCGTCACGCTTAAATCCTTCGTTATAATCATTCTGGGCGGCATTGGGCAGATAAAAGGCGTGATTTTCGCCGCTATCCTCATCGGGCTCGTTGAGAGCCTTGGCGGAGGTTTTATAAGCTATGCCTATAAGGATGCCTATCCTTTCCTCCTGCTCATTCTGCTCTTCATTTTCAAGCCCGAAGGACTTGCGGGAGGTAAAAAATAA